taatttataacttataattttaatgttcacatatttattttagataataataagTTTATCCGAATAAATTTGAGATATCTCAAATTCTACTCTTTCAAATTTTCGatctttattttaagaaaaaaattaatgtatattaTGTATTACAatatatctattaaaaaatatttctagtATAAAATGTGAGTAATtagttatataatataattaaatattaataatttttatatattatttgattacatatattaaaaatatttaatatatttttataaaattaaacaattaaaatattatattaagttCTCTATAGAAATTCGTAGgggaatatatttttatttttattaagtttttataccataattttttttattcttataaaattattttttcacataaataaatttaattctacTTTTTGGTTTTTTCATAACATATTATTAGCTTATATTAATATACTATAATTAAACAATTCAActtactaatatttttaaacataaggatttttattttttagttaatcactcaatttgataaaaaatttattaattaatttctctataataaaaatttttatagagagaaaaataatatcAAGCCGAACTTTATTAAtggttttaaaaatatgatCCATTGTCCTAAATATTCAAGAAATGTGAAtctaaattcaaaaatttataattaaaaagaagGAGCAAGTTAGTTATGGTTATGGAAAAAAAATGTCTAATTTTAATGATGTTGAAGTATTAGGATTGACTGGAAATGagggaaaaaaaatgaaatgagaaaaaatagtgatgcaaaaagaaagaaaacatatCAGGGAGAAGGTAATAGTACTGTTgcttcaaaaaattttaaaattccacAAAGTGACAGAGAGGCCTATGATACTTTTTTTCCCATAAACTAGTTGTCTGAAGCAAACTACGTAGAAGAAAACAAtctaactaaaaaaaattagggGAGCGCACTTGTATTGTTGCAATTAAATATCTGTTAATGTTGTGAATTATGATAATTTTGGATAAATAATTTACGTTGGGATAAATTATACTTGcgtttttagtttttatatttttaaaattaaatatttaaatttaatgttttgatatcaaaaaaaatagagtttataAGGGTTGTATAATCTTAGGTGGAGAGAAATGtatttctttccttttattatttttccctttATCTGTTAGCAATGCTTAATGGCCTCTCTGCTATACAGAATTGAACAGGTCCGTATGTGCGAGGGGTGTTAGACGTCTTTTCCatatcaggcggccatttaattcccccggCACATATGCAGGCAGGGCTGGAGGTGACTGGACTTGCTGTCCTTTCTCCTGTCACGTTGCCAAGCTGAACTCGTGATTAGTGTGGATGGAATTATGAGTGGCTTGGTTCGCTCTGTGAGATTAAGTTAGAGTTGAAAGGATTGGACCGGCCTATTAGATAAACTTCATGGGTTTCGGCTAGTACTGCTTTTATGGACTCGGCCCTCTATAGAAATGCGTAAACCCGAGAGTCATCGAAATTCATTTATAATCGATTTGTTCAAACTATAatcattttattcatttattgatattaaaattgTGAAAATATCGTTATTATcacttttgaaatttaaaatgtgGAGGAACAATGATTCCATCAATTTTTCTCTCATCTATGAAAATTtagacatttttattttttattttttattttaaaaatatttaagtctctaataatttttatccatattattatattcaactaattttttattttttaattccatttattaaaatatttctgttGATAATTTCAAacttatagaaattaattttttcattccaTTTCTATAAAAAAACTTACAACTTTCACTATTTTTAAATAGTGTAATTCacgaataaaattaaattattaaaagtcGGACCACCATTAATTTTGAACTAAGTTTATAATAGATGAAAAGACCGTAGTTTTggataaattaaatatagagaatttaatgatttaattttaaaaatacatggactaatttattaattatattaaaaataaaaaattaaagtataatttattcaaaataaatgttgttttaataaattaaagtataatttattcaaaataaatatttcggTCATATTATAGAAATTCAAGTGTTtatgaatatattttaaatatttaaattttttttacatgttaattgatataattatggatgaaaaaatttttaatttgaatatactaattaattatagaaaaatttaagtattttattttaaaaatattgatcgtgtagagaaatttaaatattttattttaaaaatatagtaatcaatttattaattatattaaaaattcaataagCTTAATTTAATAagcttattaataaaatgaaaatatatttttgaaattaaaatgtcTACAATTATACTGGCTTTCCTGTGTAGCTCATcgtgtagatttaattttgGAGGAAACCTTTAAGCTTCAAGTTTTCAAAGACACATTCTATAAAACTGTTAACGCTACAAGAATTTTAATGAATAAGTTTAATAGAGTAGAGTTGCTTAGATTGGGAGCAAACCAAATTTGCTACTTCTTTTTATTGCATTGGGCAAAATTCATCTTTAAaaggaaaatattaaaaaatatatttgtttaCTTTAGAAAGCAGGACATGGGGCAAACGGTTTAAAAGGGTGAAAGATAAGAAGTGTGAAAGAATAATTTTgagttatttcttttaaaatcatGTCGTATATGCTCGTAAGATTCTCGCCCTCCAGTTTGTATACTTCAACTTATTgataatgaaaaaaagaaaaaaaagctgTGGGGTTAGAGCggattcaaaaatttaaattatgggTAATGATAATTTGAGATacaaaaaatagggttttacaagggttttgtaaaactggaaaaaatttaaacttagaGGAGATTATTTCTcattttatgtgttttttttttcccgctagtgacgtgtaacagaatgcGTGTCATTGGACCACGTGTCTCTGTCACGTATAACGACTCCTAATTCTCTCCGGGCATGCATGCGGATGGTCTCATAGGGTGAATGGTTTCACAGGGCGAATGGGCTGAATTCCTTTCTGGTTCCAAACTGGGCCGGAAGATAATGTTAATACTAGGTGCAAAGGGAATCTGTTCATTGGACCGGAAGAGTTGGGCCAGCCTGATTGAAGAAACTGACTGAAATCCGATCTTTAAGCTGAATGGGCTGGACCTGATTATTGGATGAAGTTTAAAAGTTTTCAGATTATGGGCTTTTCCGATGGGTCTGGTCTTAGATCGGGGCGAAAAAATCCAGCGGTTATGTggtaaaataaagtttttaaattgTAATTCAAAATAGCCGAAAAAAATTTCCATGAAAAGAATTTTTGCAAGTTGAATCAATTtatccattttaaattttattttttttataatttaaataatttaatctattattttaaaagtattgttttgatttttctatatttaagattctttaaaaaaaattaataatctaactcataaagtattaaatttattttttgcaaaattttttaaatttaaataatttatgaagtctatttaatcatttaaaccataattaaaattattttttaaaaaattataaaatttatttttataaatttatatagtctaaaatataatttttatcacaaattgaaataaataacgGTAAGTATACTttttaatgtataaaaataaattaaataataaatgaataacttattttttcaatattttaaaaataaaaaattaaataaaatatttgaagtTGCAGTCCTGAAGTttagaaataatttttctttattaaaaaagaTAAGGAAAGAGAgtgattataataaaatattatttgggattgtgattttatttagaagagaattactattaaatttttgaaatttttttaaaaattttagtttatttttatattaaaattatttatttattatattttataaattaaattgtttattctattattaaaaaattatattattcaacttattttaacattcattataaaaaataaaaaatataaatatttaaatttataaatattaaataatatatatataattatatagataaataacataaatatttaaagcatattaataaatttgaaataaaaaaattaaaaagtttaattttataaaatacaaacacattttaattatataatttttaaataaagataaactaataaattttataacaaatcaagaatttaataatagttcttcttttatttatttaaaattaatgaaatattactTAAGCACTCCAACATGTTTCAGAAAATTTCAGAAGGACATGGCTGGCTTGTACTCACATTCATCTGTTCCTATATGGAATATATTTATgaatctaattaaaaaatttttaaattaatactacACAGTAGAcacaattaaagaaaaaaaatacgtGGCAAGACTATACAGCATCTGAGTTGCGTGATTACAGTCGCAGTAGTCGAGAATGTTGAAACTAGGCTTGCTCATCCTGTCAGACAATGACTAGTAGTTAAGATTTTTGTCTTTATGCGTTTCAACAGTCAAACAGGAATTCAAAAATTCAGCCTTAAGAATTCTTTATAATTCTCAATCAGTTTTTAAGAGCCGCATTTTCAGATAGGTATCCCTTTTGTTCTTATAAGTTCTGTCAATGACCTTTTTACCTCAAGTGTCGTCAATGAATATTCAAAGTGTCATGGTAAGATTCATTGCATTGAGAAAATAGATCATCTATGAATTGcgaatgattaattttttagtgAAAAATTTATCTGGAATCTTGCGAATGATTCAAAGTGTCATGTACACTCACacttgttataattttttaaaatagaaatggTTGAATATCAGATCAAAAATGGTCATCTTGTACTTGCAGCAATTAAAATACGTAATGCAGGCCGtactcaattaaaatttaaaagcacTCTGTCTAGCAACAGACCATAATATAGCAATTTACTAATTTGGAAATTACAGAATGAAAGTAACATGAAATTGCTGTTATATTTATTTCCATGTGTAGTTGATTAAAGGACAACCTTAATTTTCAAACCACACATGAAGGGAATCTAGTTAAGAAACCATTCATTACGTAGAAgcctttattataataatttatatataccaGCAAGAGTAAGAATCAAACAGTGATGTTCATATCCTACTTGTGCCTTGCAAGGATACTGCATAATAACTTATAAATGGTGGCAAGAGGTCTATGGGTGAGGAGGAAGCTTGGGAAGAGGAGGAAATGGCTTCTTATGGTGATGAAATGGAGGGATCTTTGGGATGGGAGGGATAGGCTTGTAGAATACTGGTGGTTTAGGTTTCTTGAATATTGGAATATGAGGTGGAAGTGGCTTCTTGAATATTGGAATATGAGGTGGAAGTGGCTTCTTGAATATTGGGATCAGTGGTTTCTTAAAAAGTGGAATAGGAGGTGGAAGTGGTTTCTCAAATTTTGGAATCGGCGGCGGCAATGGTTTCTTGTAAATCGGAATAGGTGGTGGAAGTGGTTTCTTGTAAATTGGTATTGGAGGAGGCAATGGTTTCTTGTAAATTGGTATTGGAGGCGGAAGTGGCTTCTTATAAACTGGTATCGGCGGTGGAAGTGGCTTCTTAAAAATGGGTATTGGCGGTGGAAGTGGTTTCTTAAAAATGGGTATCGGCGGAGGAAGTGGTTTCTTAAAAATGGGAACATGAGGAGGGTAAACTTTGGGAGGCAGTGGAGGAAACACTTTAGCACCAAAGAACAATGGCTGATCAACTACATCTTGTGTCTTATCATCGCCATAGCTGAAAGAGGCAGCAAACACCAAAGAAACAAATAAGCACAGAAGTGCTCCTCTAAAAACAGAGAGAATTCTCATTGGGAACTAATCTTGATGGCTCCTTAAAGAAAACCAAGGAAGTGATGGAGGACTTGTTGCAGACAATTAGCTTCTTATATAGTATGTTAAAGGAAGTGATAGGACATATGACAAGCTCAACTGCACATAATTAAGGCCTCAAATGCTGGAAACAAGTGAAGGCTTAGTCCCAAAGCTAACataaatatcattacattaacaTTTTCCTAATCTGACGGCTGCTTTTCACATTCATAAGAGCTCTAGCTCtatctaattttataaatataattattattatgtctctataatttaaataaattatcattgtattttataaattaattaaaaaatatttataagttaaTTTAATACCATTCAATTTAAGACCGTCTAACCCTAATccatcaataaataaaaattttctaactCTATAATTACCTTTCAAACCTATCTCCATCTTTAAAGCCTACCTAACTATCGCATCAGCTAAGGTGGCAAATTTTAATACTCActctattttataaatataaatttattttaatttttcatttatcataatttttttttaaattatagtttatttattaatttattaatatatttatatttaatatttattaaaaaataaaattcataaatttttaaaataatttagtaatttgAGTTgtcattgtttttttttaccaaaaataaaattacttcaTTGAAAGAGGAGTACAATACAAGAACCcataaaaattaatctaaaacaaAAGCACTAAGCCCACACTTGATCTGCCTATAATAGAACTAAACCCCGTATAATAGTAAAAACCCTAGAGAACTGAGTTAAATCGACTCGAGAGAGCAACTCTGATCAAGAAGCAGAGTATCACTGCATTGGCATCCTTGCCAGGGAGATGAGACTAAACACGTTGCTAATGACTTTGCCACCACTCTCCAACACTCAACAAGGTAAGCGACTCTATTAAGCAAAAAGAAAGATAATCACCAAGAGCCCTCACAGTCGAGAACCAAAAAATTCAGGGAAACAACAAAGGGCCACAGAAAATCAGGGACCAAAAGGATCTTTAGGCAACTTGGCAATGCTCCTTGGCAGTCTTAGTCATTTGAGGGACCGAATGTTGCACTCACATGATGGCATTAGTGGTGTTCCCAAAGTTACTATGATCAAAAGCAAATAGAAAATTCGAAGATCCCAGAGGAAGAGGTCGATTCAACATCAGCGCAGCCTGAAACTCTTCCAGAAAAAGGCTTTGGGACTTCCCAATACTCCCATGTAGAGTGGATAATCTTTTATAGAGCACACTTGCAAGACAAATAAACAAACcaaaagatatataaaaattaatgaaatttttttttatgttttagaatgaaaattaatgaaaaaaattaatgtaaaagtagaattaaatttatgttttagaaaattttttttataagaataaaaaatttattgtataaaaattaatgaaataaaaaatatatatatcccatatgaatttctatatataacttaacataatattttaattgttaatctaataaaaaaatatgttctTAATATATGTAATCAGATAATATATAACAAAgtattaatattcaattttattatataattaattattcactatttttatactagagaatatttttttaatagatataatggTAACATATaacatcatatattaaaattagaagtttataaattaaaagatataaaatatatttatttttttattatttttaataatatcattAATACTGGTCACGGTAAAAatctttaattcaattcaaattaatataactaaataagtcaaattaaaaaaaaaggtgacgtttttttaaatttgttaaaaGAGCGGGAGgtacatattaattttaaattataaaataaaaaaataaaagaaaattttaaaataaaataaaaataaggtgGGAATTGCCATCTTCAATTACATGTTGCTTCGCCAGTGGCTTCAACGAGAGCAATCCCTGCTTCTTAGCCCTATTTCTAGTCTGCATGCCCAACTACATAGGCATGAATAATGAACCAAATTAACAGCAATAGCGGCGACAATCTCTTCCCAACAAGTTTCTAAAATAGTGTTGAACTTGCATTTTCCTTTGAACTCGAGATGTAAGGCTAAAAGGATGAAAAAGGTCAGAACAAGCATACAAGTGAATGGTGTGGCTGAGGCAcagtgtttttcttttttctttttttttttcttttaccatATCACTAGGAAGACTCACTTTGAACTTTCCTTCTTCATCAAGCTCAACAGAGATCTCCTTGTTTTGAACTTTCCATTTTCTACCTTGCAATCAGTTGTTACATGAAGCCCAGCAACAAATCAATAATGCATAAGATATCATCTTCAAAATATAGTGCAAAATCATAGGTTAGCACTCTTTAACATTATCCAATGAGCTTTCACACAGTGGTGCGAGTGAGATATCGAGTTTAAATTctaactaaaaataataataaaaaaataatgagattTAACTCGATAATATTAgtcattttcaaaattattaagttctcaaatttatattaaaaaaatcatgaaaagTTATTTATGAGTTCGAATTTAAGttcaacttaatttttttttaaaaaaaattaaagctaatccatattaaaattataattcatgATTAGAACTAATATGATATTTGTCTCTTAATTTGGAGACAACTTTAGTTTCAATGTTAGAtaaataaaacttttacatatggAGAGATGAATTAGTCTCGTGGTAGGCAATggtgataatttaaaaaattaaagacatTCATTCATATAAATAGAAATGACTCTCAAAATTATCCACCGATGACCGTTGGCTTATTGACACCCAAGTCTCAGTCGAATCCTTATAGGAGAATCAGATCCAAGACCTTCAGAGTCCACTACGCAAGCTGGCCCATAGCATacaatcaagtctatgattgaAGCAGGCCGGCTGACCAGGGGCCAGACTTATCAAGGAGGAACTCAGCTCATCTGATGTGATGGGGTAGGAGAGTAAACGCAGCTATCCACGACTCTATCAGCACTAGCGTCGGAATGGAATTAAATGACTGTTTGACGATGTTAGGCAAGTAGGTATGCCCGTACGTACAGTTCTGTATAATAGTGACAGGTGATACTCTAACAGGGCAATTATACGTCAGTAGAgaataaaggaaaaaagaattaaaagagGGAGGTCTGAACCATTCATGCCAAATTTACTAATTCATATTAAAATcctattttttttgaatttcagATTATCATCCATTAAAAATTTGAGATGCTagataatttttatcattttctaaatgatttctataattttaaaagtcagtcggttttatttttttatataatattagtagaaataaaggaaaaattaaaaaaaaaaattttacaaaataac
This sequence is a window from Manihot esculenta cultivar AM560-2 chromosome 4, M.esculenta_v8, whole genome shotgun sequence. Protein-coding genes within it:
- the LOC110612742 gene encoding proline-rich protein 4 isoform X2; translated protein: MRILSVFRGALLCLFVSLVFAASFSYGDDKTQDVVDQPLFFGAKVFPPLPPKVYPPHVPIFKKPLPPPIPIFKKPLPPPIPIFKKPLPPPIPVYKKPLPPPIPIYKKPLPPPIPIYKKPLPPPIPKFEKPLPPPIPLFKKPLIPIFKKPLPPHIPIFKKPLPPHIPIFKKPKPPVFYKPIPPIPKIPPFHHHKKPFPPLPKLPPHP
- the LOC110612742 gene encoding proline-rich protein 4 isoform X1 encodes the protein MRILSVFRGALLCLFVSLVFAASFSYGDDKTQDVVDQPLFFGAKVFPPLPPKVYPPHVPIFKKPLPPPIPIFKKPLPPPIPIFKKPLPPPIPVYKKPLPPPIPIYKKPLPPPIPIYKKPLPPPIPIYKKPLPPPIPKFEKPLPPPIPLFKKPLIPIFKKPLPPHIPIFKKPLPPHIPIFKKPKPPVFYKPIPPIPKIPPFHHHKKPFPPLPKLPPHP